From a region of the Candidatus Liberimonas magnetica genome:
- a CDS encoding site-2 protease family protein, protein MELTSLLASNPVMFFLLVFLLLYSVIFHEIAHGWAAYLFGDDTAYRHGRLTLNPASHLDPIGTLMLFVAGFGWAKPVPVNYESFSNTRMGLFVVALAGCATNILLAIIAIFLLQFDFVASNPVLAAALPILSKINIILGAFNLIPIPPLDGSKIVMSLLPEDAQENLSALEPYGFFILIFLLFTGMLNPVIIFMQDMIYSLIGFLLPLFR, encoded by the coding sequence ATGGAACTGACATCGCTCTTAGCCAGTAATCCGGTAATGTTTTTTTTGCTTGTCTTCCTGCTTTTATATTCTGTCATCTTTCACGAGATAGCGCATGGCTGGGCGGCGTATCTTTTCGGCGACGATACGGCCTACCGCCACGGCAGGCTTACTCTAAACCCGGCCTCGCACTTAGACCCCATCGGCACTCTTATGCTTTTCGTGGCAGGTTTTGGCTGGGCAAAACCTGTGCCTGTAAATTATGAGAGCTTCAGCAATACAAGAATGGGCTTGTTCGTAGTAGCGCTTGCAGGCTGTGCTACTAACATCCTGCTGGCTATAATAGCGATATTTCTTTTGCAGTTTGATTTCGTGGCATCAAACCCGGTGCTTGCTGCGGCGCTTCCCATACTCTCAAAGATAAACATCATACTCGGCGCGTTCAATCTCATACCCATACCGCCTCTTGACGGTTCAAAAATAGTTATGAGCCTCCTGCCGGAAGATGCTCAGGAAAACCTTTCAGCTCTTGAGCCTTACGGTTTTTTTATCCTTATATTCCTGCTTTTCACCGGTATGCTGAACCCTGTAATTATCTTCATGCAGGATATGATATATAGCCTTATAGGGTTTTTGCTGCCCCTGTTCAGATGA
- a CDS encoding hemerythrin domain-containing protein produces the protein MNKIFSFTIMFFSAISFYSMATASDSSFSQAGGADKSIEDFFAQQHAAVTRVVVIYNDILSRLENKETPPLDAYREATHISRDFMQNFHEKMEEKYIFSRFRKPSREYDIVQVLIRQHRAGHKIVNGMLALSKQQNPDPDKLADSIRSFIQIYSPHKDAEDEFILPAFHLALSTENYKETWEELKKEKLKKFDDNFKELGNSVEKIEKSLEISTAK, from the coding sequence ATGAATAAAATCTTTAGTTTCACAATTATGTTTTTTTCGGCCATTTCTTTCTATAGCATGGCAACAGCATCGGATTCTTCTTTTTCGCAAGCCGGAGGAGCTGACAAAAGCATAGAAGATTTTTTTGCCCAGCAGCATGCTGCAGTAACCAGAGTTGTAGTAATATACAATGATATCTTATCGCGGCTTGAAAACAAGGAAACCCCGCCTTTAGATGCTTATAGAGAAGCTACCCATATAAGCAGGGATTTTATGCAGAATTTTCATGAAAAAATGGAAGAAAAATATATTTTCAGCCGGTTTAGAAAACCGAGCCGTGAATATGACATAGTGCAGGTTTTAATTCGCCAGCACAGGGCAGGCCATAAGATAGTTAATGGAATGCTTGCCCTTTCAAAGCAGCAAAATCCCGACCCTGACAAACTGGCTGATTCCATCAGGTCATTTATCCAGATATACAGCCCGCACAAAGACGCAGAAGACGAGTTTATCCTTCCTGCTTTCCACCTGGCTTTATCAACTGAAAATTATAAAGAAACGTGGGAAGAGCTAAAAAAGGAAAAACTTAAAAAGTTCGATGATAACTTTAAGGAACT
- a CDS encoding YHS domain-containing protein: MKNFVFSFMLPAVFLCLAVCVKCGYTAEAAKVEKCPVLGVKINEATKVSYEYEGKKYDFCCKECVEVFKKNPDKFIKEGEIDAGKTICPVLGVKINEATKVSYEYKGKMYDFCCKECIDVFKKDPDKFIKEGEVDTGGMKCPVLGVKINEATKVSYEYKGKMYDFCCKECVDVFKKDPDKFIKESEVDAGGMKCPVLGVKINEATKISYEHKGKMYDFCCKECVDVFKKDPDKFIKEGEVDAGSMKCPVLGVKINEATKISYEHKGKMYDFCCKECVDVFKKDPDKFIKEGEVSAGGMKCPVLGVKINEATKVSYEYKGKMYDFCCKECVDIFKKNPDKYIREGSVPVPGK; encoded by the coding sequence ATGAAAAACTTTGTTTTTAGTTTCATGCTGCCTGCAGTTTTTTTGTGCTTGGCTGTTTGCGTTAAATGCGGATATACAGCAGAGGCTGCGAAAGTAGAAAAATGCCCGGTGCTTGGCGTTAAGATAAACGAAGCTACCAAGGTTTCTTACGAGTACGAAGGCAAGAAGTACGATTTCTGCTGCAAAGAATGCGTTGAAGTATTTAAGAAAAACCCGGATAAATTCATTAAGGAAGGCGAAATTGATGCCGGCAAAACCATATGCCCGGTGCTTGGCGTTAAGATAAATGAAGCTACCAAGGTTTCTTACGAGTACAAAGGAAAGATGTACGATTTCTGCTGCAAAGAGTGCATTGATGTTTTTAAAAAAGACCCTGATAAATTCATTAAGGAAGGCGAAGTTGATACCGGTGGCATGAAGTGCCCTGTCCTTGGCGTTAAGATAAATGAAGCTACTAAGGTTTCTTACGAGTACAAAGGCAAGATGTATGATTTCTGCTGTAAAGAGTGCGTTGACGTATTTAAAAAAGACCCGGATAAATTCATCAAAGAAAGCGAAGTTGATGCCGGTGGCATGAAGTGCCCTGTCCTTGGCGTTAAGATAAATGAAGCTACTAAGATTTCTTATGAACATAAAGGCAAGATGTATGATTTCTGCTGTAAAGAGTGCGTTGACGTATTTAAAAAAGACCCGGATAAGTTCATTAAGGAAGGCGAAGTCGATGCAGGAAGCATGAAGTGCCCTGTACTTGGTGTTAAGATAAACGAAGCTACTAAGATTTCTTATGAGCACAAAGGCAAGATGTATGATTTCTGCTGTAAAGAGTGCGTTGATGTATTTAAGAAAGACCCGGATAAATTCATTAAGGAAGGCGAGGTTAGCGCAGGAGGCATGAAGTGCCCGGTGCTTGGCGTTAAGATAAACGAAGCTACTAAGGTTTCTTACGAGTACAAAGGCAAGATGTACGATTTCTGCTGCAAAGAGTGCGTTGACATTTTCAAAAAAAATCCGGATAAATACATCAGGGAAGGGTCAGTCCCTGTGCCAGGCAAATAG
- the msrB gene encoding peptide-methionine (R)-S-oxide reductase MsrB, protein MKYEKALFAGGCFWCMTPPFEKLNGVIKVVSGYTGGTGVNPTYEDYAEKGHIEAVEITYDPSLITYEQLLDVFWRQIDPTDSGGQFVDRGPQYISAIFYENEGQKTLAEKSKNNLGRSKIYSKPVVTQILKAGVFYRAEDYHQDYYRENPIRYKYYRYNSGRDKYLQEIWGSKKSNNLDKTNYSKEELKKKLTSIQYSVTQENGTEPAFKNEYWDNHEEGIYVDIVSGEPLFSSTDKYDSKTGWPSFTRPIAEENIIKKEDRSLFSARTEVRSRKANSHLGHVFDDGPQPAGLRYCMNSAALKFIPKSEMEKQGYGQYLKIFK, encoded by the coding sequence ATGAAATATGAAAAAGCTCTATTTGCCGGCGGGTGTTTCTGGTGCATGACGCCGCCTTTTGAAAAACTCAACGGTGTTATCAAAGTTGTTTCCGGCTATACGGGCGGAACAGGGGTTAACCCCACCTATGAAGATTACGCAGAGAAAGGCCATATCGAAGCCGTAGAAATAACCTATGACCCTTCTTTAATTACTTATGAACAGCTTTTGGATGTTTTCTGGCGGCAAATAGACCCGACAGATTCAGGCGGCCAGTTTGTGGACAGGGGGCCTCAATACATATCCGCTATATTTTATGAAAACGAAGGCCAGAAAACGCTTGCGGAAAAGTCAAAAAACAACCTTGGCAGGTCAAAAATATACAGTAAACCGGTAGTTACGCAAATTCTAAAAGCCGGTGTTTTTTACCGCGCTGAAGATTATCACCAGGATTACTACAGAGAAAACCCCATTCGCTATAAATACTACCGCTATAACTCCGGCCGCGATAAATACCTCCAGGAAATATGGGGAAGCAAAAAAAGTAATAATTTGGATAAAACAAATTATAGCAAGGAAGAGTTGAAGAAGAAGCTTACTTCCATACAATACAGCGTCACGCAGGAAAACGGAACAGAACCTGCGTTTAAAAATGAATACTGGGATAACCACGAAGAAGGCATTTATGTGGATATAGTTTCAGGAGAGCCGCTTTTCAGCTCAACGGACAAATACGATTCAAAAACCGGCTGGCCGAGTTTTACAAGGCCTATAGCAGAAGAAAACATCATTAAGAAAGAAGATAGAAGTTTATTTTCTGCAAGGACAGAAGTGAGAAGCAGAAAGGCCAACTCGCATTTAGGGCATGTTTTTGACGACGGGCCGCAACCCGCAGGCCTGCGCTATTGCATGAATTCTGCTGCGCTTAAGTTTATCCCGAAAAGCGAAATGGAAAAGCAGGGGTACGGCCAGTACCTGAAAATCTTTAAGTAA
- a CDS encoding TIGR04283 family arsenosugar biosynthesis glycosyltransferase has translation MPIKFSVIVPVYKEEAAINDFIANLFQTARSTNFQVIIADGDPKLSTLDSINTGLPNLLKIAAKKGRAAQMNAAASHADGDVLLFLHADTKLPENAFDKITDALKDQQVIAGAFSLKLDSKNLFLRFVSLTASLRSKLTKIPFGDQAIFVRTSYFYEIGGFKNIPLMEDAEFMARIKKNGGKVKVLDSKAVSSARKWHKEGIVYNTIKNHLIRFLYFLGISPQRLYNIYYEK, from the coding sequence ATGCCAATAAAGTTTTCCGTAATCGTGCCGGTTTATAAAGAGGAAGCTGCTATAAATGATTTTATAGCCAATCTTTTTCAAACCGCGCGCAGCACGAATTTCCAGGTTATTATAGCAGACGGCGACCCAAAACTATCAACCCTTGATTCTATTAATACCGGTTTGCCAAACCTCCTTAAAATTGCAGCAAAAAAAGGCCGCGCAGCACAGATGAACGCAGCTGCCTCTCATGCGGACGGCGATGTGCTTCTATTCCTGCACGCGGATACAAAACTTCCTGAAAATGCTTTTGACAAGATAACAGATGCATTAAAAGACCAACAGGTAATAGCAGGCGCTTTCAGCCTAAAACTTGATTCAAAAAACCTGTTTCTCAGATTTGTTTCACTTACGGCGTCTTTAAGGTCAAAGCTGACAAAGATTCCTTTCGGAGACCAGGCGATATTTGTTAGAACAAGCTATTTTTATGAAATCGGCGGCTTCAAAAATATCCCGTTAATGGAAGACGCGGAGTTTATGGCAAGGATAAAAAAAAATGGCGGTAAAGTTAAGGTGCTTGATTCCAAAGCTGTATCTTCCGCAAGGAAATGGCATAAAGAAGGCATTGTTTATAACACTATAAAAAATCACCTGATAAGGTTTCTGTACTTCCTGGGGATAAGCCCGCAAAGGCTTTATAACATCTACTATGAAAAGTAA